In Calditrichota bacterium, a single window of DNA contains:
- a CDS encoding periplasmic heavy metal sensor produces MKVKIISGLLIFSLALNLAVLGTFIYKRFLDPNPRFYGGGKGGRMQFLKDLDVKDAEREKIVQLFREFREKNQETQEQIRNIEDQLFKILQSDSSDMDQIYSLMDQIGEKKLSLGKNALDQFLKVKSFLSPEQQNHFYKMLMKNRPGSRLRKPPEEIFKDRQQRIENRKNRKNNRSN; encoded by the coding sequence ATGAAAGTAAAAATAATTAGTGGCCTTTTGATATTTTCCCTGGCATTAAACCTGGCTGTTTTAGGTACTTTTATTTATAAACGGTTTTTGGATCCGAACCCACGCTTCTATGGCGGAGGCAAGGGTGGCCGTATGCAATTCTTAAAAGATTTAGATGTTAAAGATGCCGAGCGGGAAAAAATTGTTCAGCTGTTCCGAGAATTCCGTGAAAAAAATCAGGAAACTCAGGAGCAAATTAGGAATATAGAAGATCAACTCTTTAAAATTTTGCAAAGTGACAGCTCAGACATGGATCAAATATATTCTCTAATGGATCAGATTGGAGAGAAAAAGCTTTCACTTGGAAAAAACGCCCTTGATCAGTTTTTAAAAGTAAAATCATTTTTATCACCGGAACAACAGAATCATTTCTACAAAATGTTGATGAAGAACAGGCCTGGTTCAAGACTACGAAAACCCCCGGAAGAAATATTTAAAGATCGTCAACAACGGATTGAAAACAGAAAGAACAGAAAAAATAATCGCTCCAATTAG